In Ananas comosus cultivar F153 linkage group 14, ASM154086v1, whole genome shotgun sequence, the genomic stretch GAAAAGACAGAAACTTAAAGCTAAAACTTCTAATTCGATTGCACTAGAAAGCTATTCGTGAAATTTTGACAGAAATAACCAATCGAGACATATTTGAATTGTTTTTAAACGAGTGATCAGCGTCACGCATGTGATATTCAAAATTAtgtgatattcaaaatttatccGCTCAATAATTTTAGCGAGAAGCGAAAGCTTCATATATAGGCTTTCTTTTTGGAGCTCGAAAGCTTATTTTAGCTTTggacatgtttgtttcaacgtaagtagaattggggtggaagtggactttgggttgaagtggagttggggtgaaaattaattcactttcgttgtttgtttctaactatggaagtgcagttctgctagttctgttgtttgtttggttagaaatagatgacgtaaaaagtgtagctcttCTCCCCCGGTATACTTATCTTCGAAGTGATATCATtatctattttgtaacttagttaataataaattataataaataaaaattaatataattatatatgtatataattatatatatgtatgattataaaataaaatttttaaaaaattgattatttgtttgcatataaattataataatacaacaaataaaattctaaagttaaaaaattattaacatttaacaaattcatttttcatcattttctaaatacacaaattaaacaaaaaaatattaaaacttacctaaccaaatttgatcatattttagacatacaatcaaaataaaaaatttaattacttccacaattgaatatatttggagtTGGGTCTGGGACTCGTGAGAGGAAAGGGTAGAGAAGAGGATAACTCTAACACATTAATTCCCACTCGTCTCTTTTCACCTCaccgaaattgacttcgccccatgggagggggaagtcaatttcattattttggaTGAACTAGATTTTCgggcgtaataaaattacggtaAACCAAACAACGGAAATGGTctgttttcaccgaaaattactTCCCCCTTCCCACTTGCACCCCACTTCCGCGCAAACAAACAAGCCCAATACTCACAGTCTACACTTCTTAATTCTTACTCTCGAACATTCTAGATACTGGGCCAGGCCCAATCGGCCCAATGGTCTACCTCAGTCCAATTTGAAAACTAGGATTATCAAATGGGCTAGGGCCACTTGGCCCAACATGGAAAATTCCGATCCAGGGCTTAGAATTTTTCATTTGGTACTGAGTTCCATCTAATGATTTTTAGGCAAAACGAAAATTAGGGCAAAGCCATATAGATATATGCTTTTTTGTTTTACAGTGGAATTATACAGGATGATCAACCGCATAAAATATACTGTAACTAGTTGCTAATTATGATGTTACGTACGGAATAAATGAGATTGAtttttcatcgtactttctcattatTTGTAACACAATCTACAATCTTCACATTATACTACATATTTCTCTGTAATTTCAAATGaagtctgaaaaaaaaaaaagtactaaatATTTTCAGTATTAGACTATTATTCTATCGAATCCAACGGGACTAATGTTTTCGCTTGTGCCAagctcgaaccaaacgcgctcTAAATAAATGTAATTAAACATCTAAAAACGGTTCTAAATAATTGTGTTGTGGttaaaaatctatttaaaattcttttgaCTCTGCATGTCCCTTTCCTCGATTAATTGAGCTTTATTTTGGTTACCAACATGATTACACTCGAACTAAATTTAACtgttttaagtaaattaattttataattctatTTTACCTTGGGCGTAGTAATTGAGTATACGTTTTGAACTACCTAGCATGGAAGTAATCTTTAGCTTGGATCAGCTTTTATGCAATTATCCTAAAAATatacacaattttttttctttagcgtaatatacattaattaaattaaaaatactaaacTAGATTAAATATAGATAATTAGACAACATAGATATAGAGTATTTTTTGAAATGATATCtgagctttttttaaaaaaatttggctaagaaTATAtcgtacaaaataattaagtaaaaatcGCTGTTATTTGAGCGATGTATTACTGTTATTTTACTGttaaagttattaaaattttgttatatttattgGGAAATGTTGAGCGATGTATTACTGTTGCCGTGGGGCACGGGAACGGTGGGATTCGCTCCTCGCTGTGGCGGGAGCGAATCTTCGGAGGGGGAAGATTCCATCCGTCGATGCGAATCTAACGGCCCACGTTTCTTCTCCTCCGCGTCCCGTTGAAATGGTTACGAATTGTAAGCTCGGAATATTACGTTACAAAAGGATCATTCCcggaatatattttatatttgtacttGCATAGCACCACCCCGCGAGTGTCCGAGTCATCCTCCCTGAACCAAGGGCCCCACCGGAGCACCCCGTAGCCCGATCTGTCCCGTAAGCGTCTTACACGTGTACTCTAATGTTCGCGAGGGAGTGCAAAGTCCACGCGTCGCGACGTTGGAGGGGTTGTAGTGGATTTTCGTGCACAGGGCGTTGGAGCGGAGCACGGAGGTTGCCTCTGCAGTTTATATAACCACCCCGAGCACCCTCCGAAGCTGCACCCTCTCTCTAcatctctctctactctctctctctaaggaagaggaggaggacgaggaggacgaagacgaaggaggaggaggagccatGGTGATGTCGGTGGTGGAGCCGCGGAGGTCGATAAGGGAAGCGCTGCTCCACGGcgtgctcggcggcggcggcggcggtgcgcgGCGAGGGCACGGCCCAGCGCGGCGGTGCGGGAGCTACGCGGCGGGCGCCCGAAGAACGTGCTCGTGCTCATGAGCGACACCGGCGGCGGCCACCGCGCCTCCGCCGAGGCCATCCGCGACGCCTTCCGCCTCGAGTTCGGCGACGAGTACCAGGTTCGTATCCCCCCTACCAAAATCTCACTAATTCTCCCCCTTTCGCGCTTAATTTTGAAGCACTTGTTGTCAAATTTTGATTCGATTGTTCTAGTTGAGTAATGCGGATCGAACTGGGATCATCTTcgcaatttttgaaaaatttcgaAAGCAATTTAGGCTACTAATCTCGATAACTTGGGGCATTTTGTTTCATCTCAGCTGTCAGATTACGAAACCCCAAATCCTATATCTCTTTAATCTCTGCTAGTAAAGTGTTTTAGGGTTCATAGTTTCATAcatcatgtatatatgtatatatgtatagttcctGATCATTGATCTCAGTATAGTATTGCAATGCATGCAACTGCAGGTGTTTGTGAAGGATTTAGGGAAAGAGTACGGGGGGTGGCCGCTGAACGACATGGAGAGGTCCTACAAGTTCATGCTGAGGCACGCACGGCTGTGGAAGGTCGCATTCCACGGCACGTCCCCGCGTTGGGTCCACTGCATCTAcctcgccgccctcgccgcctTCTACGCCAAGTACTCTTTCTAATTCGAATAACGGCATCTGCATAGCCTAATTCTCGATGCCGAGCATGCTTTGTCGGAAATTCGATACAATCCCTTTGCATGTTATCTGATAGACACATTGAATTTTGTTTATGATTGAAGGAAGGTGGTGGCGGGATTAATGGAGTATAGCCCCGACATCATCGTAAGCGTCCACCCGCTCATGCAACACATTCCTCTGTGGGTGCTCAAATGGCAGAGCCTTCAACAGAGCGTGCCCTTCGTTACCGTCGTCACGGACCTCAACACTTGCCACCCCACATggtaattctctctctctccctttctcttctcttctcttctcttctctctagtTGTTGTCGTCGCAATCACTATATATGTCGATCCGTTTCAGGTTCCACACTAGCGTCACTAGATGCTACTGCCCCTCTCAGGAGGTCGCAAAACGGGCATTGTTCGAGGGCTTGGACCCTTCTCAAATCCGTGTATTCGGTTTGCCTATTCGACCATCCTTTTGTCGCGCCGTTCTCAACAAGGTCTATATACTCTTGCCTCTTCTGTAGAATGTAGTGCTCCAGCTCGTAATTCAGTTTGATACTCAAAAATGATCAACAGGGTGATTTAAGAAAGGAATTGGAGATGGATCCTCATTTGCCCGCGGTTCTGCTAATGGGAGGCGGCGAGGGAATGGGTCCGGTGGAGGAGACCGCTTTGGCCCTTGATGAAGCTCTTTATGACTACGAGCTCGATAGGCCTGTAGGACAGATTGTGGTCATATGCGGTCGCAACCAGGCGCTCCGGTCTACACTAGAGTCGACCGAATGGACGGTTCCCGTGAAGGTCGCCCCTCCATTTCAATCACAATTTGattgaattgaatataaatttccGAGTAAATAGCGTACAATGCAGTATCTGGGCACTTATTTCTTCTAGGCCGTTCGTATTGTAGGTAAGAGGATTTGAGTCCCAGATGGAGAGATGGATGGGGGCTTGTGATTGCATTATTACGAAGGTATGATAAATACTCACTATTCCTCTAAATAATTTCGTGGAATTTTTTTGTTCTGCATGTTTATTTGGCCATTTTTCGCTGCTGTAGGCTGGGCCAGGTACAATTACTGAGGCTTTGATAAGGGGACTCCCAATCATCCTCAATGACTTCATCCCTGGACAGGTAAGtgaaaaaaactaaactaatttTTCCGAAACTTCTATGATAAGATTCCATCTACTAACGGTGGATTAGTATTAGCAATGTATCTGTTgaatatgaaatattaaaatactgttATCtgacagcttaaacttttagcgACAACTAGTTGTTTCACAATATCATTGCGTCTGTGACAACAAACAATCTAAGTATCTCAAAGAAACAACATACGCTTTATTGCATAGACTTGTTCGATCTTTCGCAGGAGGTGGGCAACGTCCCTTACGTCGTGGACAACGGGGCCGGCGTGTTCTCGAAGGACCCGCAGGAGACGGCCGGCCTCGTCGCAAGGTGGTTCGGCCCCGAGAAGGCGCTCCTCAAGAAATTCTCGCGCAACGCTCTGAGACTCGCGCAGCCGAACGCGGTGTTCGACATCGTGAGGGACATCCACAGCCTCATCCGGCAGCGGGGACCCGTGACGCGCGTCTCCTACTCCGTCGGTTCTTCGTTCCCTTTCTCCGTATATTAGAATTCCGCTAGCTAGCTCAACATTTTGTACAGATTGAATTATTAACATTCTTTAGCCTCTTTTAAGTGTGGCTCATTTAAGTTTAAGGAGAATTGCAATGTGTAAGATGAAAATAAGCCGCTTAGTTTGCACTAGCTATCAATAAGGGCTTGTGAGATAGAAAGAGATGATCTTTCTCCAAGTCCTTAGCTCTCTGTACATTAtccgctagtaataataattcgttaATTATAAATTGGTCCAAAATGCTTTAACCAATTCCGTTCCCATTCGATGTTGGACTAttggtccaaaatgcttaaaccaaCACTCATGCACTCctggtccaaaatgcttaaaccagTTTCATTCTCATCCGATATTAGACTATGTGATACCCTTTATTTAGGCCCTGATCATCAGGCGATATGAAGCCTATCTTATATTTTCAGCTGGtgaatagttcaaaatacttaatttcagttattattactagagtCTACAATTTCTTATATTTTCGATCACAAGTCGGTTTTCATTCGATTCGATGTTGGACTATAGGGTGTCACAAAACTAGTATGGGCTTTGAAGAGTTTTTGTGCGTGAATTGAACACTTATGGTGGATACTGAGTTGGATGTAATGCAGGTAAATTGGAGTAATTCTAGGACATATTATTAATATTCCTTTTATATTTAATTGCAGAAACTTtattaagattaaaaatatgCTAATCTGAAAGTTTAAGCTTGTGGAGAAAACCAATTTTTACGCCTTTCAAAGCAAAGCTCTAGAGAAAACGGATATATATCggctctatatattttttaatatttaaacaaaTTGTCCTACGTGTTTGAAGAAGTAATCAATGTGGGAGGCTAATACGCTTCTAATCTAATCTTTTTATCCTCGGAATATGCTaatcgaaaacctttttaactcGTGATTTATTTGTTTCTACTTAGATGGAGTCACGCAAGTACGcagctctctctcttctctctctctctcactgtaGTTTCCCAGGCATGTGGGAATTGACCAGTGCAGCATATCGAGGCGCGACACGCGGATTTAAACCCTTTTACCTGATCAAACTCACGAGAAAaggtaatttaaaatatattgaatataagcattaaaaaaaacaaatttatttgTGCATTAAAAAAAAGGTGTAAACTCACAACTagtatttcatatttattatttattttagttattttgaaAGCTCTCCGCACAGAATTTGGGGTACGGTTGTTAAAGCAAGATGGAGTCATACGAATCACTTGAGATATTCTAATTATCTCcggtgaaaaaaataataatatgttcaaattttgatgtgaaaaaatttattaaataattcaaatcaaacaaattaaaagattatatataataaaacaataatttcGTTTTCTGAAAAtgaaaaaatcaaaacttttgatCTAGGTCGATTAGTAAGAGAATTGAAGAATTACAAGCCATTTCGGTTTGCCACGGGTCACGTTTCCCGGACCCAAATCGATATCTTAATTTACAGGTTTTGAGTCCGGTTTAGGTAACGGACTTTAATTTCACAAATCTCTACAAATCCAAACCGTTTATACCTCTCCTGTCGTGTAAATTACAAGCCAATGAGGGACTAAGAAACAGTTACCGCAGagactaaataataataattattattattattattatagttctTGTTACCCTTACGTGAACTAAGTAACTAACATATTTCGACATTTCAAGAATTAACTAAAAACCTGGTCCATTAAACTCGGTATTCCAGACACTGGCGAAGCTATCTCCGCCGTCCATTTTATGCGCCCCGCATGTACATCGTGATTTACACTCATCATTTATACTAATTActaaagaaaacaaagagatgCCATATTTTTGGAGATCATATATCACAACCACAAAGAAACTAATATACAACCATTTGCAGCTGGAGTAGAGCCTGATCTGGAACTGCTGCTTCTGCAGCTGCTAATCAAAGCGTAATGCGCGAAAAAGCCCTCAAGATAGAGATTGAGAGAGAACAAATCGAATTGGACTCACGAATCACGGTATATCGGCTGCGGCATCCACTTGAGGTGCAGGTTCAGTTTACCGGATTTAGCTCCCTCCAACGGAAAACTATCTGTAATCTCACCTTCCAGTACAACTCTCGTCAGCGTCATTATGCATCTTCCGATATAATCCTAAGACGAAAAATGGTAAAGTTTTTAGATCGAAGATGAGATAGCGACAGCGAGAACAAACACAGTTTCTGCAGAATTAAATGAAATTTACTATTGAGCAAGCAAACCAGAGAGCTTGTGCGGGAACCCACCTTTCTAAAAGTATCGTGGTCGTAGACTTCCAAAATAAGCATATCATGAAGGCCATCTTCCACGACGAAGTCAAAAGTTTGATTCCAAGTGGGATTCAAGCTATCGTTTACTACCTGCACAATTTCACATTATGTATGACATAAAAGAATAAGATTTtagacatatatacatacatacacacctAGAAAATTAtctatgtacatatatatgtccCTGTAAAATCTGAACTTTCATGTATGTCATGATGCATAAATGTGataattcagattttacagtggtatatatatatagagagagagagagagatgattttgcagggaaaTGTACGCTAAAATCtcatagaagaaaaaataaaaaaaagattgtttGAGAATTCTCTGATGGAGAAGGAAGATACCCTTGTTTTATATTTCGTCTCAGTTTTCTTCATTGTGAGCGCGACGAACGGGTCGGCCTTTCCCATCAGATCCATCGCAGGCAAGTCCTCAGCAGATATAACAGTCACCGAAAGCACTCCTCTCAAAATAACATCCCTTTTCCTCTGCTTTGCTTTCCCTTCAATATCACCAGCCTCGGATCCGTTCACCTCGCTTTTGAGGACCTTCTCCAGAGAAGTCATTGACACTTTACTGGCAAAAGGGTTAACGAAACCATTTTGCATTCCAAAGGGACAATAAAGAAGCTCTAGGTGTACCTGATGATCGATGGGACATAAGGTTTCAAGTAATTTGCACAATTAAATGCAAAATATACAAAATGTCCTAGAAATAGTTTACTGGCAAACCAGTGGCGGCCGAGAAGGTGATGAATACAGACCCATTTTAAGGGCATATCAATTATACAAGCTGCTATTTATCATATAGCAACttgttaatattttagttaACTTTCAACAATGTGATGAGACACTTAACTAACTCATTTTTATGGGCAGGTATAAGcaaccaacaagtaaaagcataATAGGAGGTCAGGTTAGAAATTCTGAGGAAAATGCAAGAATCAAAAGTTGGAAAGCTAACCTGACCACGATTTTTCCTGTCTCTCTGTACTTCCAAATCTTTAACAAGATTCAACCAGACATCTTTCACCTTTCCTGGCTCAAGGTCCCTTAAACTTACTCGAGCACAACCAATTAGCTCCGCTTTTTGAATTCCTTCATCATCATAGATTTTTACCGTCAAATGCTGAGTAGATGAGTCCTCAACTATAAACTCATAGTGCTCATTCCAGATGGGGTTTAAGTCATTGTTCTATAAAAGACATACAAGTGTTAGAAGATGTAaggctgaaataaaaaaaaataatttttatctgtTCTTACAATTGTTTTGCTTCTCTTGATTCTGTCACGTAATGGGCGTATGTATAGTTCGGCAAAAGGATCAGATTTTCCCACTATGTCCTTGTTTGTTAAATCCCTTGCTTGCACAAGTTTCACTTCCAAAACTCCAACAGGTTTTAGCTCCAGGTCACTACAGAACAATGAGGATGTATTAATATTACTGACATGTATAAGCATGTTTCCCCTACAATAAATCGGTTCAGGGTCAATTTTTTCCCTAATTGTAATTTCTCTAACTGTAATATGATGCACAAGAAAACCCACTGACATTTATAGCTATAATTGGGACCAAATGTTTGATTCAGTGCAAAGAAACTCACCAATTAGCTAATGTTCAGATTTTTCTACCATATAAAATGTGGTGGGTTGATTTCCATTTTTTTCACGAAATTAAACTTCCTAAATTATGTACTGAGCTTTTTGCACAAAATTCATATTCTGGACAAAATTATTCTTCGAACAGAACTAAAGTTACTGAGTTGAAGTGTAATCAGTAATAAGCTGGTACATTTTCGTGGCTTCAATCCGAGATTGAAAGGTATTTTCATGAAACTACCTGTAATCACCAGGTATAATAGGAATAACTTTGCGCACAGGCCATGTAATTGAGTCCTCAATAGCATCACGTATTGTACCCTGAGAAACGACACATTTTTAGCTTGTCAATAAGTATGCATTATGGGCATGCAAAAAGAAGAGCTTAAAATGTATTTGGTGGGGATTATTGGACCTCAATAGCATCTGAAATTCCAGGAATAGCCGATATTTCACCACCGATAACCTTGAGGGTGAAGTCGAGCTTTTTCTACAGTCAAAAGTATGTTGTAAATTCTCCATCTAATGCTGCATTAATTTAAAACGCAGTTATTAGAAGAAAATGTATTACCTTTTCTCTCAAAGAATAAGAGACAGCTCCAAAGCAGGGAAATTGATCCACCAGAGGTCTACAGATTATTCGAAATACACCAGTGAAGCCAATGTTTTTTACCTAAAAATTGGAGAATTTGAATCCAGGCAATTACAACTCTTTCTTAGGTTAAAACCAATGAACAAAGTTAAAATTCCAGTCATATCAATATTTAGACAAACTTAGgaaaacaacaaaatatgtTTCAAACATCAAGTACatacaatacaaaaaaaagggggaaaaataaTTCCTAATTTAACATTAAGTGCACCAGAAGTCCTAATAGATTGCAAGAAAGACCATATTATATGAAATTAGTTTGAGAGGTCGTCTGTTTGCTTTTGAaatgaaattatgaaattaatccaaGTAATAAAAGTGACTCTATACACGTTGAAAAATCATATTATGGAAGAATAAAAGCTGACAAATATCAGCAGAGTAGTTTAGTAATGATATGGATGCAGGCAAGGAAGAAGAAATGACTTCTCaaacaataaataatgaaattcaattttaagGTAGCACTTTCTTAAATTACCTGTACAGGAAGAGCCATGCCAAATGTGGTCTGGATATCAAGCACAATGTTTGGATTACCATCCCATTGCATCTCTAACTCCAAAGTTATTCCAGAGCTGTCATCGTCAATGGTAGAAACACCTAAAGAAGAGAATTATCTTAAGAACAGGATAAAGCTTTGCAGTAAGGCAATACATTTAAAAGAACATTCCCATGCCGTTTGCACTTAGATTGAACGTGGCATATGCCTTGTGGCAACTCAACAATCAATATAAAAACAAAGAAGTCACTTTACATCGCATGTCTCAATTAGATATTCAGTCTTCAGAAAACACAGAACATAAGCACATCGCCACATCCTTACACATAGGCCCTAAAATCTTAGGCTCTATCATACTCTTTTATGGTTTGATTCTTGCAGTAAAAGTTTCATTGCTAACATAATATACAGAGCCAATTTAGTCCAACGTAACAGGGTAACTACTCCTTCAAGCGCTGTAAACAGAAAAGTTCTAACTGAAGCTTCAAGCTTCCTAAGTAAATACAAcatgaaagtatgaaaccactaTAAGCTTCCACACTTTAAATTTTCAGCTACAGAAGTTCATACTAAAAGCACATGACGGGTAATTATACATAGTGTACAAATCATCAAACAAGAAGTATTTTTCAGGCGTTTCTGAAGTTGGTATTCCATATTGTTCCTTAACCAAATATAAGAAAGATTATTTTGAAAACCAACCTGTAAACTGCGGAGCGACAGTACCGAGTGTTAGCTTCGAAAATTTGAGCGAACCCAAGATGGCAGATCTATATTGCTCAAGAATCGGCTCTACAGAAGTTTTTATCAGCTCTGATGCAGCCTGTGAGAAAACAGGTTTCAGTTAAACCAAATCTACAAGTCTCCAAGGAATAATTTTCCTTAGATGAATCACACAAtcggtataaaaaataaattaagctttCAGAGTTCGAAGCACATGGTTACAAAGCAATGGAGGAGAAATAGACACCTCATTAACATAAGGCCAGATTTTCGTCAATTCGAGGTTGAGCCAGGTCAactgaaagaagaaaagaagtcCCAAGTCAATATGGCGAAAGAATCAGGAGAAGTTAAAAATGAAACCTTGAGAAGATATAAATAACTCAACTTTTGGCGCTGTGAAAAAACAACCCATGATGGGTAAAATTCAGGAGGAAGAAGTTTCCTTATATCTTGAATGGTCATCTTTGAAAAAGCTGCGACTGCAGCAGCCTGCAAACGCATGTTATCCAGTTCAGATATCAAcgccgatttttttttttcttttccagaaTTGTCATATAATCAGTTTCAAATGAATTAAAACAGTTACTAGCTAGTTCCAAGTTTGTAAAAATCTGAAGACACGAAAGTGAACGGAAAAGACCAGAGTAAGTTCATGCTTATATTGAAGCACATCCTATACTAAAAAGATTACCATCTATAATTTATCTTTTCGGCAACATGGCATTGGAGCCAATTATGTTTTCCTTTACGTCTCGTGATATCGTGAGTTCAAATCCCCAACAAACACATTTAATGAGCTAATATATCTCCATCCCTTACTTCACCTGCCATTTTCATGTACTTTCATATCCATTCTACATTTTTTTGGGGAGGGAGTAAAAAGTGGAGGTGGTAAAACTATTCCTGTTGGGGGAACGTTGACAATACCAAATTCCTACAGTTCAAAGTGATAAAAACTGCATTTTTACAGTACAACTCTGACAATATACGCTCAAAATTATTATCACTATTATCTT encodes the following:
- the LOC109720067 gene encoding LOW QUALITY PROTEIN: probable monogalactosyldiacylglycerol synthase 2, chloroplastic (The sequence of the model RefSeq protein was modified relative to this genomic sequence to represent the inferred CDS: inserted 1 base in 1 codon) gives rise to the protein MVMSVVEPRRSIREALLHGVLGGGGXRCAARARPSAAVRELRGGRPKNVLVLMSDTGGGHRASAEAIRDAFRLEFGDEYQVFVKDLGKEYGGWPLNDMERSYKFMLRHARLWKVAFHGTSPRWVHCIYLAALAAFYAKKVVAGLMEYSPDIIVSVHPLMQHIPLWVLKWQSLQQSVPFVTVVTDLNTCHPTWFHTSVTRCYCPSQEVAKRALFEGLDPSQIRVFGLPIRPSFCRAVLNKGDLRKELEMDPHLPAVLLMGGGEGMGPVEETALALDEALYDYELDRPVGQIVVICGRNQALRSTLESTEWTVPVKVRGFESQMERWMGACDCIITKAGPGTITEALIRGLPIILNDFIPGQEVGNVPYVVDNGAGVFSKDPQETAGLVARWFGPEKALLKKFSRNALRLAQPNAVFDIVRDIHSLIRQRGPVTRVSYSVGSSFPFSVY
- the LOC109720667 gene encoding synaptotagmin-5, producing the protein MSFFVGLVMGIAFGIGLVMAFVRFENSRAKQRSELAAAVAAFSKMTIQDIRKLLPPEFYPSWVVFSQRQKLTWLNLELTKIWPYVNEAASELIKTSVEPILEQYRSAILGSLKFSKLTLGTVAPQFTGVSTIDDDSSGITLELEMQWDGNPNIVLDIQTTFGMALPVQVKNIGFTGVFRIICRPLVDQFPCFGAVSYSLREKKKLDFTLKVIGGEISAIPGISDAIEGTIRDAIEDSITWPVRKVIPIIPGDYSDLELKPVGVLEVKLVQARDLTNKDIVGKSDPFAELYIRPLRDRIKRSKTINNDLNPIWNEHYEFIVEDSSTQHLTVKIYDDEGIQKAELIGCARVSLRDLEPGKVKDVWLNLVKDLEVQRDRKNRGQVHLELLYCPFGMQNGFVNPFASKVSMTSLEKVLKSEVNGSEAGDIEGKAKQRKRDVILRGVLSVTVISAEDLPAMDLMGKADPFVALTMKKTETKYKTRVVNDSLNPTWNQTFDFVVEDGLHDMLILEVYDHDTFRKDYIGRCIMTLTRVVLEGEITDSFPLEGAKSGKLNLHLKWMPQPIYRDS